The window TAGCCAGCTCGGCCTGCGTGAACTGAACATCTGTACGGGCTGCGGTCCGGGTGCGATGGAAGCGCCCATGAAAGGTGCCGCCGTCGGCCACGCACAACAGCGCTATAAAGAAGGACGCTTCATCGGTATGACCGAGCCTTCCATTATTGCGGCCGAACCGCCAAATCCGCTGGTCAATGAACTGATCATCATGCCGGACATTGAAAAGCGTCTGGAAGCGTTTGTCCGTATCGGACACGGCATCATCATTTTCCCCGGCGGGGTCGGAACGGCGGAAGAGTTCCTCTATCTGCTAGGCATCATGATGAACCCGGAAAACAGCGAGCAGGTGTTGCCGATTATCCTGACCGGGCCGGAAGAAAGCGCAGACTATTTCCGCGTGCTGGACGAATTCATCGTTGGCACGCTGGGACGTCAGGCGCGTCGTTACTACTCAATCATCATTAATGACGCCGCAGAAGTCGCTCGTCAGATGAAGAAAGCGATGCCACTGGTGAAAGAGAGCCGTCGCCACACCGGCGATGCGTACAGCTTTAACTGGTCACTACGCATTGCGCCCGATCTGCAACTGCCCTTCGAGCCGACACATGAAAACATGGCCGATCTCAACCTGCACCCGAACCAGCCGGCTGAAGAGCTTGCAGCCGCACTGCGCCGGGCATTCTCCGGTATTGTGGCGGGTAATGTGAAAGAAGTGGGCATTCAGGCTATTGAGCAACGTGGGCCGTACAAAATTCATGGCGATCCACAGATGATGAAAAGCATGGATACGCTGTTACAAGGCTTTGTCGCACAGCAGCGCATGAAGCTGCCCGGCAGCGCCTATATCCCCTGCTACGAAATCTGCTCCTAACGATTCACCGATCGCACCAACGCGGGGAAGCCTAGCTTCCCCCTCTTTATCACGAATAGCACTATCAGGGATTACGCGATGCCCGTCCATTTGCTGATTGTCGACGCGCTCAATCTGATACGTCGCATTCATGCGGTACAAGGTTCGCCCTGTATCACAGCATGCCAACATGCGCTGCATCAGCTCATACAAAACAGCCAGCCTACGCACGCGGTGGCCGTCTTTGATGATGAAGATCGCGATACAAGCTGGCGTCACCAACTCCTGCCTGACTACAAGGCAGGTCGTACGCCAATGCCGGACAATCTGAAACAGGAACTACCGCAAATTAAAGCGGCATTTGCCGCAGCAGGCGTAGCAAGCTGGCATAGCCCCGGCAATGAGGCCGACGATCTGGCGGCTACGCTAGCCACCAAGCTGTCATCAGCAGGTCATCAGGCAACGATTGTGTCGACCGATAAAGGATACTGCCAGCTATTAGCGCCACACATTCAGATCAGGGACTACTTCCAGAAGCGCTGGTTGGATCTGCCGTTTGTTGAACAAGAGTTTGGTGTGTCGCCGCAGCAGCTTACGGACTATTGGGGGCTTGCGGGCATTAGCAGCAGCAAAATACCGGGCGTCGCAGGTATCGGCCCTAAAAGCGCCGCACAACTGTTGCAACAGGCTGGGAGTCTGGAAGCGCTCTATCAACAATTAGATGGCGTGCCAGAAAAGTGGCGTAAGAAGCTGGAACAGCACAAAGAAATGGCGCTAGTCAGCCGTCAGATTGCCACACTGCGTACCGATTTAACGCTCAATGGCAATCTGCAACAGTTGAGGCTACCAGTGCAGAGTGTCGCCCAGTCGGATCCTCACTAGCGACACACATGAATATGGATGCGTACCCATTACCCCAGATACGCACCCACATGCTGTTACCGCTCGTCGCGACGGCCGGGCACTGCACTCCAGAAACGACGGACATGCACG is drawn from Pectobacterium aroidearum and contains these coding sequences:
- the ppnN gene encoding nucleotide 5'-monophosphate nucleosidase PpnN → MITHISPLGSMDLLSQLEVDMLKSTASSDLYRLFRNCSLAVLNSGSQTDNSKELLSRYEDFDINVLRRERGVKLELVNPPEDAFVDGNIIRALQANLFAVLRDILFVNGQIASAGRYQNLNLENSAHITNLVFSILRNAKALHVGEEPNMVVCWGGHSINEIEYLYARKVGSQLGLRELNICTGCGPGAMEAPMKGAAVGHAQQRYKEGRFIGMTEPSIIAAEPPNPLVNELIIMPDIEKRLEAFVRIGHGIIIFPGGVGTAEEFLYLLGIMMNPENSEQVLPIILTGPEESADYFRVLDEFIVGTLGRQARRYYSIIINDAAEVARQMKKAMPLVKESRRHTGDAYSFNWSLRIAPDLQLPFEPTHENMADLNLHPNQPAEELAAALRRAFSGIVAGNVKEVGIQAIEQRGPYKIHGDPQMMKSMDTLLQGFVAQQRMKLPGSAYIPCYEICS
- the xni gene encoding flap endonuclease Xni, with amino-acid sequence MPVHLLIVDALNLIRRIHAVQGSPCITACQHALHQLIQNSQPTHAVAVFDDEDRDTSWRHQLLPDYKAGRTPMPDNLKQELPQIKAAFAAAGVASWHSPGNEADDLAATLATKLSSAGHQATIVSTDKGYCQLLAPHIQIRDYFQKRWLDLPFVEQEFGVSPQQLTDYWGLAGISSSKIPGVAGIGPKSAAQLLQQAGSLEALYQQLDGVPEKWRKKLEQHKEMALVSRQIATLRTDLTLNGNLQQLRLPVQSVAQSDPH